AACCTTCTGTAGCTAGAGTGCTAACCTTCTGTAGCTAGAGTGCTAACCTTCTGTAGCTAGAGTGCTAACCTTCTGTAGCTAGAGTGCTAACCTTCTGTAGCTAGAGTGCTAACCTtctgtagctagctaatgttgtctttttttttttttttttttttactacatcatattcaaaagattagccagctggttctggagcTGGATTTGTCATGAGCATTTAGTTTGCCACAGACCAGTACCGGTACTTGTATGTagtcttgttattgttattttattgtgttactatttccttgtTTATTTTCGGCCTACTTTTCCTACTTTTTAACTTTGCGTTGTTAATAAAAAagcgcttgtaagtaagcatttcacggtaaagtataCACCTGTtgggactcccgagtggcgcagaggtctaaggcactgcatctcagtgctagaggcgtcgctacagaccctggtttgatttcaggctgtatcacatccggccgtgattgggagtcccatagggcggcacacaattggcccagcgtcgtccgggttgggGTTTGGCCggattaggccgtcattgtaaataagaatttgttcttaactgacttgcctagttaaataaaggttaaataaacctgttgtattcagcgcatgtgacagataaaatttgatttgatttgaaatcagtATCTTTGACTTCGCCATCTATTGTTATCTCCATAGTTTTAGCATCTTCCATAAGAGACATgcgtttttctacattgtaattgAGGCGACAGTTGGAGCAGGGTTGCAAAAATGCATTCATATCACGCAATTATAGTATTTTTAAaacggttatatatatatatatgtgtgtgtgtgtgtgtgtgtgtgtgtgtgtgtgtgtgtgtgtgtgtgtgtgtgtgtgtgtgtgtgtgtgtgtgtgtgtgtgtgtgtgtatatatatatatcacaaacactgagtatacaaaaaattaagaacacctgctctttccatgacatagactgaccatggTAGACTATgattagggttgcacattttggggaatattcagaggtggaacatttccatgggaattaacggaaatatatgaaaatgaataccatttaaatgtaccgtaaattccggactataagtcgcaacttttttcccaggctttgaacctcgcggcttaaacaatgacgcggctaatatatggattttacccgctttcaataaaaaaataaaaaaaaacacattctgtgacgtgctcagtttttggggcggcatgaagctttcattagaccaatgaaattgccgaacgggttaaggtcaaacaacttttttgtttactgtttagattaaatcgagcgctctcaaacgtcccatcattctgattacggtagtcattttgtcaccctcatcatggcaaagacacggagtaATGCATAGGATGCAGCTTtgaagttgaaggcgattgatctggctgttggaaaaggaaatagagctgctgcacggcagcttggtcttaatgagtcgatgataagacgttggaaacagcagcgtgaggaattgactcagtgcaaaaagacaactaaagcttactgctatttttttattttttgtcacaagccgtgtttcgttaaagcctatttatttttgttacaagccgtgtttcgttaaagcccgtgtaaagttcatttgcttcaatgtactggtaggcacctgcggcttatagacatgtgcggcttatttatgttcaaaataatatctatttttttaattcaggcttatattcaggtgcgcttaatagtccagaaattacggtagatgttttttgcattggatatatttaccatatcatatgggggacataaaccttttaccttatcataagtagacataatttcaaatgattaaatccttccaatagaaattttaaaaaacaatttaatgtctaattgaactttaattaaatgagttgactcttcacatgggatgatttcactgaacaacaaaagaaagggaatattgaatgatgcCCAATGATCCGTCGCATCTTCcaaaaaaaacgttttcaacatacatctgtaaaatgatagtctagaaactaaagctttggttgtcttcctctcaggcttccatgtcttctccctggacctcctcaatgtccacctcttgaacatcagactctgaggcctcatcttcactgtcactttccaaccttgttgaggatggcttgttgtcaggctcaaaaagcctcaaatattgttcagcctgttgcgtgctttggtgtgtgtgttcccaaacaaggaccagttgctctctgaggtggctgatgttggtgggatttggaggatgatggagacaacaggggaaagagcctcagatccacaaagtcccttccaccaggtggttgatgagatatgttggcacgactgccatatattgcatctccatccagacaggatgctcttgccagcataatTGGGGTCCAACATCCACGctgtggcgtgtatgggcttcaggcagaagtctttacgatttttgatgtatttcagaactgcagtttcctctgcttggagcagcagtgaagtgggcagggcagtacgtatttcttctcttacatctgcaagcagagtctgaacatcagacaggatggcattgtctccctcaatccgtgtaATGGCTACTtctataggtttcaggctgcttaccactctctcccaaaatacatcatccaggaggatcctcttgctggggctgtccatatcggcagactgtgatatggccatttcttggagagactccttctcctccaggagactgtcaaacgtGATGACAACatcaccccaacgggtgttgctgggcagcttcaatgtggtgctcttattcttctcactttgcttggtgaggtagattgatgctataacttgatgacccttcacatacctaaccaattccttggctctcttgtagagggacttttgtcagagattgcttgttgtgagcgctgagggaactttatgcactttgccagatgattctgcatctttgttgcattcttcacatatgatttggcacagtatttgcacagcttttccttctacattagctgcagtaaaATGTCTCCTCACCTCAGATAGTGCccttggcattttcctgtaaagattagggggaaaaaaatacaattccatgtacagataaatagttaagaagTTAGATTAAACGACTCCTTTTGtaagaaatgttttaaaatgaaacatgtatggaaacaggttaattaacactcagttagcaggctcaagcaagctaaaacccacatggtagcaaaaactaattagcagaaattgttaacaagttagaaatgatttaaacacactgctgtaggctactatttactagttaacaaaaagtcatataaaatatattcaccccacccagtattgtaatcaaaacttaccagaaagcatgtagtccttggctcaggcAGTGTAGTactgtgggctcaatagcatctcattagtgtgcaagatcttgagaatcagctgcacatgtgatggaagaatgcactgtgcatgcggAGGGTTGCAATTCctttgaattggggatagtttaaccaaaatatgccacaagacctagaattgctttatgtgtatcccacaagaaaggttcactgttataagcaaattttttgatgaatttaagcaaaattccccaaattcccgggcttaacttcccatggaagaattctggaaatttaccggaaagtttccgaaGCTTTGCAACCTTAGCAATggtctcttattgatgtcacctgttaaattcacttcaatcagtgtatatgaagtggaggagacaggttaaagaaggatttttaagccttgagacaattgagactggATTgcctatgtgtgccattcagagggtgaataggcaagacaaaaaatgtaagtgccttttgaacgggCTATGGTGTCGGtgtcaggcgcactggtttgcgtgtgtcaagaactgcaacactgctgagtTTTTCAAACAGTTCCCCGTGTGTATCGAAtggtccacccccccccccaccccccaaaggacatccagccaacttggcactactgtgggaagcattggcgtcaacatgttgccagcatccctgtagaacgctttcgacaccttgtagagtccatgcccatgTTAATAAACAATGCCATGCTGACGGGTGGTAACATTCAAATAAAACCCAGTCCTGAACAGAAACGTTGACTGAAAAGTATTAGCGCGTCATATGATAAGGGAAACACCACATTGACAcaagaaaacaacaacacaaagtccCCACTTCAAACCAAGCtatatcatactttgactaaaacaatGACTTATTGACGTCAATCTTTGTGCAACGTCATGGGTAAGCTCTGGGGATCGTCTTTCAGTGGGGGGGGAGTGCATTTCTGTTCTTGTGGTACTTTAATATAATTGTaatgtatgcattaaggtgtctagtAGAATACATCTGTCAAAAAAAGAaagtagacattaataaatgcattttaaTAGCTTCCAAAATCTTTTTTTTACAATGAAGGAGTACCTAAGAAATgaggaaaatgtatgcattcactactgctaAATGAAATGACCGCGTGGTGGCTGTCAGGTTAATACATAGCATTGGCTACACAACTAGCTAGCTTACAGTTAGCTGCAGACTGTAGTGATGGCAGTAGGACATTTCTTCTGCAGGGCATAAGGGAGCTGGATGATACACTTTTATTATATTTTAAAATATGAAATTATACAGCAATATTTCCCGTCTGTTTTCTTTTCAGATCCCCAGCAACTCACTCTCCTTGTATCTGAAGAGGAGGAACACTGTGAGCAGGAGTGGAGCCCAAGTCTGGAGCAGGAGGACCCAGAGCCCCTACACattaaagaggaacaggaggaattcaggaccagtcaggaggaagagcagcttcaagGGCTGGAGGCTGACACCAAAGACTCCACATTCACTCCTGCCTGTATGAAAAGTGACTGCAATGATCAGGGCCCACCTCAgctctcacatcattaccaaaCTCAAACTGTGGAGAACAAGGAGAAGCACTCTATACCCACCAACACAATTGAAGAGATCAAAACAGAACCTAATGGACAGGACTATGGAGTACCAGAACCTACTGGtgactctcatcccctctctgcaGTAAATCCTGGTTGTTCTGCAGCTCAGAGTGAAGCCAATGACAATGGGATGGAAAGTGAAGAACAACTGCCAGGATCTACACTACTCGAATCAACTAGAACGTGGGTAAAACAAGGACAAAGCTCCCATACCAGTACTGATGACAAGACAGCCACACAGTTGCCCCAATTTAAATCCCTCAATCAAAGACATTCTGTTCCTTTTTCTTGCAAGGTGTGTGGAGAGACTTTTGTTTTCATGGGGCATTTCGTCCATCATGTGcgagaaacacacacaaagaacCAAGACtacatgtgtggtgtgtgtggagaAGACTTTGAGTCCACAGAATGTATGATCGATCACCTACAAACTCACACTACAGAAATATATTATTGTGACGTTTGTAGCAAACGCTTCACCTTTGAGTCTCATCTGAAACAACATATGTTGGTTCACACTGGGGAGAAACGATATCAatgcaaagaatgtggcaaatGCTTCATTCATAGTGGACAGCTGAATACACATATGAAGATTCACACACGGGAGAAATTGTATCAGTGCAAAGAATGTGAAAAATGTTTCCCCAGTAAGCATAACCTGGACAGACATATGGTGATTCACATATATTCTAATCTGAAAATGCATaagactcacacaggagagaaacgatATCAATGCAAAGAATGTGGGAAATGCTTCCTTCATAAGGGACACCTGAATACCCATATaagaattcacacaggagagaaaccataccaATGCAACGAATGTGAGAAATGTTTTGGCCGGAAGGAAAACCTAACCGCACATATGAGggttcacacaggggagaaaccataCAAGTGCCCTGTATGTGGAAAATGCTATAGCACTGCACAAGTTCTAAAATTGCATCAACTTCAAAGTCACtatctaggtttccatccaattggtgatgGATTTTCATGTGAATAATCCATATAGAATGAATATGGCCATTTCATCACCAGAGGTGTGTTTCCATCCAACTGAATTGTTAGCAGATAAAATGCTGTGTGTGATGTAGATAACTTAAGAGCAAAAGTGCTTTTATGTTTTCATATACCAAATAaatgtttccattgcatttttcAACTCTACGAATGtttttgtcacaaactgttgAGATAAATGGTATTACTTGCCCAATCTGGTTTTGGCACATGCTCTATAAACAACAGTCTGCTGATTTTTAAAGTGGACGAGGTAGGTTATATGATGAGATATTGATTGTTATAATTGGCAGCCATCAAGTCACCAGCATCATTGGACATTTGCAATAGGCTACAACATCATTGACTCGGAAGTTTAATGCGTCATGGTGGTTTTTCCACCGCAATTGTTGCGTGATCAACTTAATcgacccctcccccccccccaaaaaaaataaataataatatcccaccttgtctagtgtATTAAGTGTAGTTGACATTAGGAAGTTTTACAGACAAATTAGTGGTTTTCAAAAGGCCTGTCgtgacttttttatttttttatgcatcaggtcattgtcctgtagaTCACTTCATTATTCCTTTTTGTTTAAAAAGCTCTACTGTGCGAATTTCTGACTTAGCCAACTTTTCTGTTAAAACATGAGAAATCAAACCTGTTCACAaggttggttaactcttgaggttcctcgGGTCTCCACCGAACTAGGTGAATCCGCTTTTAGTTTTAAAGCACCTCGTTGCTGGAACCAACTACAAAATATATTACAATTAATTGGATGTTCTGGTGCCACTTGGGCAATTCAAAATATTGATTAGTGACTGTCTTATTGAGGAATGTCATGTTTCTTTTGTCTTGAATATTTGTGTTGTGCTGTATTTTACTGGTTTTATATTGTATTTGATTTGTATTATAAATTGTATATGCAGGGCTCCTTTGGaaagagaccctggtctcaatggtgactccctgcttaaataaaggtaaataagaTTCATCAGCATGAAATGGTTGGATGAAACCTGGTTACTGTGAGGAATGTTCACATTGGTATGTAGTAGGACTACACATACTAGTGCCTTTTTGAGTAGTGCTTTAATCCCAAATGGTGACAAGCGAAAACCATCACACTTTCCCGGGCCTTGTGGTTAGAAGTATTTTTCTTTGGTGGTGCTAAGCACATACAATCTAAAATCAAAAAATGAAATAGTCTgaatgggggggtggggggtactTTGTTTATTAATTTGTGTTAGTTTATAGCAAAAAGTGACCTGCCCAAATGTTACGTCATGGTCCCTTCTTTAGCTTGGAGGCTGCTGAGGCGaggcggctcataataatgtctggaacggagctgatggaatggcatcaaacataaATGTATTTGATAgcgttccactgattccgcttcaaccattaccatgagcccatcctccccaattaaggtgccaccaacctcctgtgttggaGTGTTTTTCAATCAGAAGGAATGAATGGCCTTTTCCAAATGAACACATCAGAAATGTGTTGATTCCTGTATATTTCGTTTTTCCATGACGACCTACTCAGGATTTACTCCAAAGTAGATATTTTAAGgagatccaaataaaataaaatccattAAACTTGTCATTACTTAAATGTCCCTCTGTTTTCCATAAACCTTTAAGATCCAGTATAACAGAATCACAGAAGTTCATATTCCAAAATGTAGTTTGTTGAAGTGTTGTCTTTCTCTAGGGTTGCAAACTTCCTGGTTATTTAACAAAGTTCCACGATTTTTTTTTAGAAACTATGTTAATTAACGCGTACATTTGGAAATATCGAACGTTTGGGAAATGTATCATTTAATTATTACTTTttaaaaagtatatttttttcAGATTATTTatatctgtgtctggtgttgccCATGAGCTCCAGTGGACAGACCACATGGTTCCTGAGAAAATAGCCTATTATAAAAACATCTAATCAACAAAGTAATTTCACTGGGTTCAAATCGGGGACACGCTGGATTGAAATCGGACTCGGAGGGATATCATGCGCATCAATTGGTGCTTTTATGTTGAAGGCAAAAATTACAAACCGGTGTGACACGTGTGGAAACCGGAAGAGGTGACAAACAGAGGATTGTGGGAAATGTAGTAAATCTTTAGCGCAAGCAGCCTGTTGTAAGGATTGTAGCCGCGCTAGGTGTATATCAGCAGGGTTTTACATTTTTCGCGGTACAATATTACCGCCAACATTGTCAAAGCCTGATAATGACCTCAGCTTCATGGCACATCTGGTTTATTGCTGCCGTCAGTTTTCTTATTGCCTGCCCAAGACCCTCTCATTCCTGGGATTCAGACATTGAGCTCTACGATCTGGTGGAGGAAATTCAACAAAACTTTTACGAATTTCTGTCTGTTGAGCAGGTAAGTCATAACTAGTTGTTTTTGTAACCTGTAAATGTTTACTAACTAGCTTTTTTTTAAAGTCCTAAATAGAGATCTGTACCGATGATGAGGCCTGTTGTAGTTTTTTTTAACTAGCTAGCGAACTAGCTACGTGTACCTAGACTACCGGGAGACGAGCAAACCATGACGTGTCAGGTCGCTTCCCCTTATTTTGTATTATAACCCCTGATGGAAGTTAAGGTAGGTAGTTAAATATCGTTAACTAGTTGTTCATCTTGCAAGGAACACTTGCTGGGACACTGTTGCTTCACCAGCCAAAGTTTACTGGTCTGGgggcaggcttttgctccagccctgctctaacacataCGATTTTTACTCATCTGATTCAGCTACGCATCAGTACCTTGATCAGCTGAATGAGGTGTGTTGAAatagggctggaacaaaagcctgcatgcCCGTCAGCTCTCCAGAAGGAGGGTTGGCCATCATATGAACAAACTTAGTACAGGATAGTGTTGAATACAGTGCCGTCCTGCAATAGAGTCATCCGAGTGCCATGTCTTGTAGGATGTCGTTAGCCCTGGAGGTGATTACTGTCCTCTGGATAGGATGGAGAAGCGTAGGCCCCTGGTAACCTTGGGGTGGTTACTGTCCTCTGGTAACCTTGGGGTGGTTACTGTCCTCTGGATAGGATGGAGAAGCGTAGGCCCCTGGTAACCTTGGGGTGGTTACTGTCCTCTGGATAGGATGGGGAAGCTTAGGCCCCTGGTACTGTGGGACATGTCAGGTAGAAGGAGAGCGTACAGACTGATTTAGTGCCATAGACTAGTTATTATGTTTGTGATAAACCATGTGTGATATATCACCACACACAATACACTCTGAAATGTGTCATGTACATGTCGTTTtcctgctcatctctctctctctctctctctctctctctttcgctctctcgagTGCAGGATGCCTCGTCGACGGACATCAGAAAGGCCTATCGCAGGCTGTCGCTCACGCTGCATCCTGACAAGAACAAAGATGCAAATGCTGAAACACAATTCAGACAGGTCAGCCCACTCACTtaacattttgtatttattatggatccccattagctgctgccaaagctcTTCTTAGGGTCCTGCAAAATTAAGGccgtttataccattttaaaacattacaatacattcacactgtgtgccctcaggcccctactccaccactaccacatgtctacagtactaaatccatgtgtatggaTAGTGCGTGTATGTGTCTGCCAATgtttgttgcttcacagtcccctctattccataaggtgtttttataatttttttatcaaatgttactgcttgcgtcagttacttgatgtggaatacagttccatgtagtcatggctctatgtagtactgtgctcctcccatagtctgttctggacttggggactgtgaagagacctctggtggcatgattgtggggtatgcatgggtgtccgagctgtgtgtcagtagtttagacagacagctcgttgcattcaacatgtcaatacccctcataaatacaagtagtgatgaagtcaatctctcttccactttcagccagtagagacatgcatattattaatattagctctctgtgtacatccaagggtcaGCTGTCCTGTTCTGAGCTAATTGCAATTTTTCTAAGTAATTTTTTGTggtacctgaccacacgactgaacagtagtcgaggtgcgttgttaagaaggcagagcgtCGCTTTATTGtaaacagacttctccccatcttagctactactgcatcaatatgttttgaccatgacagttacaatctagggttactccaagcagtttagtcatctcaacttgctcaatttccacattatttattacaagatttagttgaggtttagtgagtgttttgttccaaatacaatgcttttagttttagaaatattgagggctaacttattccttgccactcactctaaaactaactgcaactctttgttgagtgtttcAGTCATTTCAGTAGCTGTGGTAGctggtgtgtatagtgttgagtcatccgcatacatagacactctggctttactcagtcagtggcatgtcgttagtaaagattttaaaaaaacaaggggactaaacagctaccctggggaattcctaatTCTACCTgtattatgtttgagaggcttccattaaagaacaccatctgtgttctattagacaggtaactctttatccacattatagcagggggtgtaaagccataacacatacgtttttccagcagcagactatgatcgataatgtcaaaagcggcactaaagTCTAACAATACATCCCCCACAATCAtcaagtgctgtgcttgttaagtgtccttccctataagcatgctgaaattatgTTGTCAATTTGGTTACTGTTTGATAGCAttatatctggtcaaacacaattgttTCCAGAAGTTtagtaagggttggtaacaggctgattggtcagctatttgagccagtaaagggggctttactattcttgggtagtggaatgactttagcttccctccaggcctgagggcacacgcttTCTAacaggcttaaattgaagatgtggcaatatcgtctgctattatcctcagtcatttatatccagattgtcagactggtggcttgtcattgttgatagacaacaatcattttttcacctcttccacactgactttacagaattcaaaagtacaattcttgtcttttcataatttggtccgatatacttggatgtgtagtgtcagcgtttgttgctggcatgtcatccgtaagtttgcttatcttgccaatgaaaaagtcattaaagtagtttgcaatatcaatGTTGCAATGCAACACTCCCTCCCTACACCCCATGGGGTTTAAcactccctccctactccccatGGGGTTTAAcactccctccctactccccatGGGGTGTAAcactccctccctactccccatGGGGTGTAAcactccctccctactccccatGGGGTGTAAcactccctccctactccccatGGGGTTTAAcactccctccctactccccatGGGGTTTAAcactccctccctactccccatGGGGTTTAACACTCCCCATGGGGTTTAAcactccctccctactccccatGGGGTTTAACACTCCCTCCACTACTCCCCATGGGGTTTAAcactccctccctactccccatGGGGTTTAAcactccctccctactccccatGGGGTTTAAcactccctccctactccccatGGGGTTTAAcactccctccctactccccacgGGGTTTAAcactccctccctactccccatGGGGTTTAAcactccctccctactccccatGGGGTTTAACACTCTCTATGGGTTTTTTTTAAGCCCAACTTTGTCTTGTTTGATCTCCATCTTACAAGTAGTCTATGGACGGACACCTTACAGAGAAATTCCTGCAACAAATAGAAAAGCTCATGTTTAAGTGGAACACTGTTTATATGCAGTGTTTTGTGGCAGTAAAAGTAGTTTGTGAGGTATAGTCATTTTCATACACTGCACTCTAACTGattagttcaaatcaaatgtatttatatagcccttcttacatcagctgatatctcaaagtgctgtacagaaacccagcctaaaaccccaaacagcaagcaatgcaggtgtagaagcacggtggctaggaaaaactccctagaaaggccaaaacctaggaagaagtATTAGTTGAAGTATTGATTGCCATTTCTGTCTATTGCCtcactgatttatttatttttctcccatAGTTGGTGGGCATCTATGAAGTACTgaaagatgaagagaggagacagaggttagccccgcccccccccccaaccttcTCTCACTACTTCTTCTGAAAGTGGGAGGAGTCTGTCACATTCACAATTTCATACACAATTTTGTGGAGAGAACATTACAGTATTCTGTCATTATTAGATATAAAAAAATCCATCACAGTATGGTTTAGGTTGGCACGGTAGTGTGAAACACCCCTAAAATTTGCCGTCGGGGAAATCCTCAAACCACGTTTTGGTTCCTCTGAACTACAGGTACAATGACGTCCTGGTTTTGGTTCCTCTGAACTACAGGTACAATGACGTCCTGGTTTTGGTTCCTCTGAACTACAGGTACAATGATGTCCTGGTTTTGGTTCCTCTGAACTACAGGTACAATGACGTCCTGGTTTTGGTTCCTCTGAACTACAGGTACAATGACGTCCTGGTTTTGGTTCCTCTGAACTACAGGTACAATGACGTCCTGGTTTTGGTTCCTCTGAACTACAGGTACAATGACGTCCTGGTTTTGGTTCCTCTGAACTACAGGTACAATGACGTCCTGGTTTTGGTTCCTCTGAACTACAGGTACAATGACGTCCTGGTTTTGGTTCCTCTGAACTACAGGTACAATGACGTCCTGGTTTTGGTTCCTCTGAACTACAGGTACAATGACGTCCTGGTTTTGGTTCCTCTGAACTACAGGTACAATGACGTCCTGGTTTTGGTTCCTCTGAACTACAGGTACAATGACGTCCCTGGTTTTGGTTCCTCTGAACTACAGGTACAATGACGTCCTGGTTTTGGTTCCTCTGAACTACAGGTACAATGACGTCCTGGTTTTGGTTCCTCTGAACTACAGGTACAATGACGTCCTGGTTTTGGTTCCTCTGAACTACAGGTACAATGACGTCCTGGTTTTGGTTCCTCTGAACTACAGGTACAATGACGTCCTGGTTTTGGTTCCTCTGAACTACAGGTACAATGACGTCCTGGTTTTGGTTCCTCTGAACTACAGGTACAATGACGTCCTGGTTTTGGTTCCTCTGAACTACAGGTACAATGACGTCCTGGTTTTGGTTCCTCTGAACTACAGGTACAATGACGTCCTGGTTTTGGTTCCTCTGAACTACAGGTACAATGACGTCCTGGTTTTGGTTCCTCTGAACTACAGGTACAATGACGTCCTGGTTTTGGTTCCTCTGAACTACAGGTACAATGACGTCCTGGTTTTGGTTCCTCTGAACTACAGGTACAATGACGTCCTGGTTTTGGTTCCTCTGAACTACAGGTACAATGACGTCCTGGTTTTGGTTCCTCTGAACTACAGGTACAATGACGTCCTGGTTTTGGTTCCTCTGAACTACAGGTACAATGACGTCCTGGTTTTGGTTCCTCTGAACTACAGGTACAATGACGTCCTGGTTTTGGTTCCTCTGAACTACAGGTACAATGAC
Above is a window of Salmo salar chromosome ssa03, Ssal_v3.1, whole genome shotgun sequence DNA encoding:
- the LOC106597103 gene encoding zinc finger protein 2, with product MHKFERNITYLSTLISIKMSKLQLFNAYLTERLTAAAAEISTAVERTITDYQEENERLRRLLDLLTKPKFHRADPQQLTLLVSEEEEHCEQEWSPSLEQEDPEPLHIKEEQEEFRTSQEEEQLQGLEADTKDSTFTPACMKSDCNDQGPPQLSHHYQTQTVENKEKHSIPTNTIEEIKTEPNGQDYGVPEPTGDSHPLSAVNPGCSAAQSEANDNGMESEEQLPGSTLLESTRTWVKQGQSSHTSTDDKTATQLPQFKSLNQRHSVPFSCKVCGETFVFMGHFVHHVRETHTKNQDYMCGVCGEDFESTECMIDHLQTHTTEIYYCDVCSKRFTFESHLKQHMLVHTGEKRYQCKECGKCFIHSGQLNTHMKIHTREKLYQCKECEKCFPSKHNLDRHMVIHIYSNLKMHKTHTGEKRYQCKECGKCFLHKGHLNTHIRIHTGEKPYQCNECEKCFGRKENLTAHMRVHTGEKPYKCPVCGKCYSTAQVLKLHQLQSHYLGFHPIGDGFSCE